In Streptomyces sp. NBC_00433, a single genomic region encodes these proteins:
- a CDS encoding multifunctional oxoglutarate decarboxylase/oxoglutarate dehydrogenase thiamine pyrophosphate-binding subunit/dihydrolipoyllysine-residue succinyltransferase subunit has protein sequence MASSSTSAPSVAREGDFGINEWIVDERRQEYLRDPDSVGPAWQEFFRVSPAKDAGDGHGIPAEPGAADLAVKAVRVAALIHSYRVRGHLAAATDPVGAEPPTGHPELEPAGHGLDGAGDAEREFPVDGFAGREAMALREVVDTLRAAYCGTTGIEYMHIQDPRERRWIQQRAEGPQQRLGHAERLHVLGRLGAAESFETFLHTKYVGHKRYSLEGGESAIVLLDALLSGAARLGAPEAVIGMAHRGRLNVLANIVGKPYAQIFGEFEDAADIRSAQGSGDVKYHLGAAGTFRTTDGHAIAVSVVANPSHLEVSGPVAQGVVRGRQERVRGGTRDFAVLPVAVHGDAAFAGQGVVAETLNLSQLAGYRTGGTVHVVVDNQLGFTTAPAGGRSGTYATNVARTVEAPVFHVNGDDPEAVVRAARWALDYREAFHKDVVVDLVCYRRHGHSEVDDPSITQPLMYDRIAERPSVRTLYARSLLGAGDIDEQEASQARQRYRERLDRAFAETAEAASAPDAPGPGPLSARPPAEEPATAAGESVLRRVLRTQTDLPPDFTPHPRVLPQLRRRADMLDGGDGGGNVDWATAEALAIGSLLLEDVPVRLAGQDSGRGTFGQRHAVLTDRRTGGLHIPLNSLGPRAAPFAPYDSPLSEFAVLAFEYGYSLARPEALVMWEAQFGDFANGAQTVIDEYVASSEQKWGQRSGLVMLLPHGLEGQGPDHSSGRLERFLQLCANRNMTVAVPSLPSNYFHLLRRQARETAPRPLVVMAPKSMLRLKAATSRLEEFTGGTFRPVIPDATADPSRVGRVLLCSGKIGYDLEAYRREAGRAEAGAGTAVVRLERLYPFPADEVRAELSRYPAGAEVRWVQEEPANQGAWTFAGPRLDGQVAGGVSCVSRPAASAPAVGSARRHAAEQEDLVRRAFS, from the coding sequence GTGGCGTCATCATCAACCAGTGCTCCTTCGGTCGCCCGCGAGGGCGACTTCGGCATCAACGAGTGGATCGTCGACGAGCGGCGGCAGGAATACCTGCGCGACCCGGACTCCGTCGGACCGGCCTGGCAGGAGTTCTTCCGGGTGTCCCCGGCGAAGGACGCCGGGGACGGGCACGGCATCCCGGCGGAGCCCGGCGCAGCCGACCTGGCCGTCAAGGCGGTGCGGGTCGCGGCGCTGATCCACTCCTACCGGGTGCGCGGGCACCTGGCCGCCGCCACCGACCCGGTCGGCGCCGAGCCGCCGACCGGGCATCCGGAGCTGGAGCCGGCTGGGCACGGTCTGGACGGCGCCGGGGACGCGGAGCGTGAATTCCCCGTCGACGGCTTCGCCGGGCGCGAGGCCATGGCGCTGCGCGAGGTGGTGGACACGCTCCGCGCCGCGTACTGCGGCACCACCGGGATCGAGTACATGCACATCCAGGACCCGCGCGAGCGGCGGTGGATCCAGCAGCGTGCCGAGGGTCCGCAGCAGCGGCTCGGCCATGCGGAGCGCCTGCACGTCCTGGGGCGGCTGGGCGCCGCCGAGTCGTTCGAGACCTTCCTGCACACCAAATACGTCGGGCACAAGCGGTACTCGCTGGAAGGCGGGGAATCGGCGATCGTGCTGCTGGACGCGCTGCTGAGCGGTGCCGCGCGGCTGGGCGCACCCGAGGCGGTCATCGGGATGGCGCACCGGGGGCGGCTGAACGTCCTCGCCAACATCGTCGGCAAGCCGTACGCGCAGATCTTCGGCGAGTTCGAGGACGCGGCCGACATCCGGTCCGCGCAGGGGTCGGGCGACGTGAAATACCACCTCGGGGCGGCGGGCACCTTCCGTACGACTGACGGGCACGCCATCGCGGTCTCCGTGGTGGCCAACCCGTCCCACCTGGAGGTCTCGGGGCCGGTGGCGCAGGGGGTCGTGCGCGGGCGGCAGGAGCGCGTGCGAGGCGGCACGCGGGACTTCGCCGTGCTGCCCGTCGCGGTGCATGGCGACGCCGCCTTCGCGGGGCAGGGCGTGGTGGCCGAGACGCTGAACCTGTCTCAGCTCGCGGGCTACCGGACCGGCGGCACGGTCCACGTGGTCGTCGACAACCAGTTGGGATTCACCACCGCACCGGCCGGCGGCCGGTCGGGCACCTACGCCACCAATGTCGCGCGGACCGTCGAGGCGCCGGTCTTCCACGTCAACGGGGACGACCCCGAGGCGGTCGTCCGGGCGGCCCGGTGGGCGCTGGACTACCGGGAGGCCTTCCACAAGGACGTGGTCGTCGACCTGGTCTGCTACCGGCGCCACGGGCACAGCGAGGTGGACGACCCCTCCATCACGCAGCCGCTCATGTACGACCGCATTGCGGAGCGGCCGTCCGTACGGACGCTCTACGCGCGCTCGCTGCTCGGCGCGGGTGACATCGACGAGCAGGAGGCCTCGCAGGCCCGGCAGCGCTACCGGGAGCGACTGGACCGCGCCTTCGCCGAGACCGCGGAAGCGGCGTCCGCCCCGGACGCCCCGGGCCCCGGGCCGCTTTCCGCACGCCCGCCGGCCGAGGAGCCGGCCACGGCCGCCGGGGAGAGCGTGCTGCGGCGCGTCCTGCGCACCCAGACCGACCTGCCGCCGGACTTCACCCCGCATCCGCGCGTCCTGCCCCAACTGCGGCGCCGCGCGGACATGCTGGACGGGGGAGACGGCGGGGGAAACGTCGACTGGGCCACCGCCGAGGCGCTCGCGATCGGCAGCCTCCTCCTGGAGGACGTACCGGTACGGCTGGCCGGGCAGGACTCCGGGCGGGGGACCTTCGGCCAGCGGCACGCCGTCCTCACCGACCGCCGCACGGGCGGGCTGCACATCCCGCTGAACTCGCTCGGCCCGCGGGCGGCCCCTTTCGCGCCGTACGACTCGCCGCTGTCCGAATTCGCCGTGCTGGCCTTCGAGTACGGCTACTCGCTGGCCCGGCCCGAGGCCCTGGTGATGTGGGAGGCGCAGTTCGGGGACTTCGCGAACGGCGCCCAGACCGTCATCGACGAATACGTCGCCTCGTCGGAGCAGAAGTGGGGGCAGCGCTCCGGCCTGGTGATGCTGCTGCCGCACGGCCTTGAGGGGCAGGGTCCCGACCACTCCTCGGGGCGCCTTGAGCGGTTCCTGCAGCTGTGCGCGAACCGGAACATGACCGTCGCCGTCCCCTCGCTGCCGTCGAACTACTTCCACCTGCTCAGGCGGCAGGCGCGGGAGACCGCCCCCAGGCCGCTGGTCGTCATGGCGCCCAAGTCCATGCTGCGGCTGAAGGCCGCGACCTCCCGCCTGGAGGAATTCACCGGCGGCACCTTCCGCCCGGTGATCCCCGACGCCACCGCCGACCCCTCCCGGGTCGGACGCGTCCTGCTGTGCTCGGGCAAGATCGGCTACGACCTGGAGGCCTACCGGCGCGAGGCGGGGCGGGCCGAGGCGGGGGCCGGGACGGCCGTCGTCCGGCTGGAGCGGCTCTACCCCTTCCCGGCGGACGAGGTGCGGGCGGAGCTGTCCAGGTATCCCGCCGGGGCCGAGGTGCGGTGGGTGCAGGAGGAGCCGGCCAACCAGGGCGCGTGGACTTTCGCCGGCCCCCGGCTGGACGGGCAGGTCGCCGGCGGTGTGTCGTGCGTGAGCCGGCCGGCCGCGTCGGCGCCTGCGGTGGGGTCGGCCCGCCGGCACGCCGCCGAGCAGGAAGACCTCGTGCGGCGGGCGTTCTCCTGA
- a CDS encoding TDT family transporter, whose product MTSQLSSNPSLPAASGPAAVRPGPPAAKPTGRAGLGPGWFAAVMGTGIVANAAVTLPRSLDGLRTAATVVWLAAVVLLAVLTAGYVRQRKLRLHAADPVAAPFLGAPPMALLTVGAGALLLGGKVIGARAALGVDWSLWSLGTAFGLVTACTVPYLMVTRHRFAPDAASGGWLMPVVPPLVSAATGALLVPHAPAGQPRLAMLLGCYALLGLGLVTVFLVLAMVYSRLIHHDAPAGAVVPTVWIGLGALGQAVTALGALATASKGVLPPPYAVGAAVLALLPGVGLWGFALLWLALATALTVREFRAGLPFAPTWWSFIFPLGACVTGTSALAARTGSLLFVWAAVAFYGLLVIAWATVALYSLTHVSARRPRS is encoded by the coding sequence GTGACATCCCAGCTCAGCAGCAACCCTTCCCTCCCGGCCGCGAGCGGCCCGGCAGCCGTCCGCCCGGGGCCGCCCGCCGCGAAGCCGACAGGGCGGGCCGGGCTGGGCCCCGGCTGGTTCGCGGCCGTCATGGGGACCGGCATCGTCGCCAACGCGGCGGTGACCCTGCCGCGGAGCCTCGACGGGCTGCGCACCGCGGCCACGGTGGTCTGGCTGGCCGCCGTGGTGCTGCTCGCGGTGCTGACCGCCGGCTACGTCCGGCAGCGGAAGCTGCGGCTGCACGCCGCCGACCCGGTGGCTGCCCCCTTCCTCGGCGCACCGCCGATGGCGCTGCTCACCGTGGGCGCGGGGGCGCTGCTGCTGGGCGGCAAGGTCATCGGGGCGCGGGCCGCGCTGGGCGTGGACTGGTCGCTGTGGTCGCTCGGCACCGCCTTCGGGCTGGTCACGGCGTGCACCGTGCCCTACCTGATGGTCACCCGGCACCGCTTCGCGCCCGACGCGGCGTCCGGCGGCTGGCTGATGCCGGTGGTGCCCCCGCTGGTCTCGGCCGCGACGGGCGCGCTGCTGGTACCGCACGCACCGGCCGGCCAGCCGCGGCTGGCCATGCTGCTGGGCTGCTACGCCCTGCTCGGGCTGGGCCTGGTGACCGTCTTCCTCGTACTCGCCATGGTCTACAGCCGCCTGATCCACCACGACGCGCCCGCCGGAGCGGTCGTGCCGACGGTGTGGATCGGCCTGGGGGCGCTGGGCCAGGCGGTGACGGCGCTGGGCGCGCTGGCGACAGCTTCCAAGGGTGTGCTGCCGCCCCCCTACGCGGTGGGCGCGGCGGTGCTCGCGCTGCTGCCGGGAGTGGGGCTGTGGGGCTTCGCCCTGCTGTGGCTGGCGCTGGCCACGGCCCTGACCGTGCGGGAATTCCGCGCGGGCCTGCCCTTCGCGCCCACCTGGTGGTCGTTCATCTTCCCGCTCGGCGCCTGCGTCACCGGCACCAGCGCGCTGGCCGCCAGGACGGGCTCGCTCCTCTTCGTCTGGGCGGCCGTGGCCTTCTACGGGCTGCTGGTGATCGCCTGGGCGACGGTGGCCCTGTATTCGCTGACCCACGTCTCGGCGCGCCGCCCGCGCTCCTGA